One part of the Coleofasciculus chthonoplastes PCC 7420 genome encodes these proteins:
- a CDS encoding type IV secretory system conjugative DNA transfer family protein — MFQKELKKPVVQYQIAGVSQEIPPSLQLGLEQLEDKFVSPLGAVLFGCTALLVAAHIWGVKKGKVATAYWGGSQEKGKAAKKAKKQIKNVARNSVALFIGTPAFIRSHLEQEWVQRGRVRPTRRWEKALRGLFSASPTLYVPDAQRGISVCGGAGTGKTYSVIDPLVRSAFDQGFPVCLYDFKYPAQTLRAVAYALKRGYNVRVFAPGFAESESCNPLDFLRDEEDAVAAGQLAEVINRNFDRGGADNGDRFFSEAGDTLVAGVLMLTKAVGRLRSPQYCDLMMAQAILSLDQLPQRLELASKNGTLKVWTSRPLSQLISVKDSEKTVAGILGTAQRIFQRFLKKDFVGAFCGKTTLPLDLDGKQLIVFGLDRNNRDIVGPLLAAILHMVVVRNVSRTVPRQDPLVTVLDELPTLYLPQLVNWLNENREDGFCGILGYQNLSQLEKGYGRELARAIFGGTATKFLFNPQDGESAKLFADYLGEQEIQFRSKSLTRSAGKGGRSRSLTDHHQKRYLLEPSEFLKLGTGRAVVVNPGYQRGQEAYVPVLQSIKVPPADIAQQKWSEGKWDVIKRRLIERNHCLISDDERREQFEERRALAEKLFPLPQVNLEAYEGSVDTETNSTGFSSSLVPEAF, encoded by the coding sequence ATGTTTCAAAAAGAATTGAAAAAGCCAGTCGTTCAGTATCAAATTGCTGGAGTTAGTCAGGAAATACCGCCGTCGTTGCAATTGGGATTGGAACAATTAGAAGACAAGTTTGTTTCCCCCTTGGGGGCAGTGCTTTTCGGTTGTACAGCACTTTTAGTGGCTGCTCATATTTGGGGTGTTAAAAAGGGTAAGGTGGCAACAGCCTATTGGGGGGGTTCTCAAGAGAAAGGAAAAGCGGCAAAAAAAGCGAAAAAGCAGATCAAAAATGTGGCGCGGAACAGTGTGGCACTCTTTATTGGAACGCCTGCATTTATCCGCTCTCATTTGGAACAAGAGTGGGTTCAAAGGGGGCGAGTTCGTCCAACTCGGCGCTGGGAAAAAGCACTTCGGGGATTGTTTAGCGCGTCGCCGACGCTGTATGTGCCGGATGCACAGCGGGGTATTTCCGTGTGTGGAGGTGCGGGGACGGGAAAAACCTACTCAGTGATTGATCCGTTGGTGCGTTCGGCGTTTGATCAAGGATTTCCAGTGTGTCTTTATGATTTTAAGTATCCGGCGCAGACTCTGCGAGCGGTGGCGTATGCGCTCAAGCGGGGTTACAATGTGCGGGTGTTTGCACCGGGGTTTGCTGAAAGTGAGAGTTGCAATCCTCTAGACTTTTTACGGGATGAAGAAGACGCTGTAGCGGCGGGTCAGTTGGCGGAGGTGATTAATCGGAACTTCGATAGGGGGGGAGCGGATAATGGCGATCGCTTTTTCTCCGAAGCGGGTGATACGCTGGTAGCAGGCGTTTTGATGCTGACTAAGGCAGTGGGACGGCTACGCTCTCCTCAATACTGTGACTTGATGATGGCACAGGCAATTTTGAGTCTCGACCAGTTGCCACAGCGCCTGGAGTTGGCATCGAAAAATGGAACGTTGAAGGTTTGGACGAGCCGACCCCTTTCTCAGCTTATCAGTGTTAAGGATTCGGAAAAGACAGTGGCGGGCATTTTGGGTACGGCACAGCGAATCTTTCAGCGTTTCCTGAAGAAAGACTTTGTGGGGGCGTTTTGTGGCAAGACGACGCTACCTTTGGATTTAGATGGGAAGCAGTTGATTGTTTTTGGACTAGACCGGAATAATCGGGATATTGTTGGACCCCTGCTAGCGGCGATTTTGCACATGGTTGTGGTGCGGAATGTTTCCCGCACTGTACCTCGTCAAGACCCGTTGGTAACAGTGTTAGATGAACTACCAACTCTATATTTACCACAATTAGTTAATTGGTTAAATGAAAATAGGGAGGACGGATTTTGTGGCATATTAGGCTATCAGAATTTGTCTCAGTTGGAGAAGGGGTATGGTCGAGAGCTAGCACGGGCAATTTTTGGGGGAACGGCGACTAAGTTTTTGTTTAATCCCCAGGATGGGGAATCAGCTAAGTTATTTGCTGACTATTTGGGTGAACAAGAAATTCAGTTTCGGTCGAAAAGCCTGACGCGCAGTGCAGGCAAAGGTGGACGTTCTCGCAGTTTGACTGACCACCATCAAAAGCGGTATTTATTGGAACCGTCCGAATTTCTGAAGTTAGGAACGGGTCGGGCGGTTGTGGTGAATCCGGGTTATCAACGGGGTCAAGAAGCTTACGTTCCTGTATTGCAGTCGATTAAGGTGCCGCCAGCAGATATTGCTCAGCAGAAATGGTCGGAGGGGAAATGGGATGTGATTAAACGGCGGTTAATTGAGCGCAATCATTGTTTGATTTCCGATGACGAGCGTCGAGAGCAGTTTGAGGAACGTCGCGCTTTGGCTGAGAAATTATTTCCCCTACCCCAAGTTAATCTGGAGGCTTATGAGGGTTCTGTTGACACAGAGACGAATTCTACAGGGTTTAGTTCTTCACTTGTCCCAGAAGCATTTTAA